One part of the Lycium ferocissimum isolate CSIRO_LF1 chromosome 8, AGI_CSIRO_Lferr_CH_V1, whole genome shotgun sequence genome encodes these proteins:
- the LOC132066368 gene encoding receptor-like protein EIX1 translates to MELSLVGLQNAGKTSLVNAIAKKMKIERFLLVNFAFSVFIGLVVGNSLCIERERQALLEFKQGLIDNYDILSSWGREEEKNECCSWKGVKCSNKTGHIVVLDIHTPETIYFYRGQYLKGNITPSLLEMQHLKYLDLSYNDFGTSRIPDFVGSFPRLEYLNLEVANLSGEIPRTLGNLTHLQILDLSENNGLVVKNLEWLPRLAFLRNLDLSDVHINTVNWLQQISKSPSIEKINLGGCFLPDPINSTSHLSSNVSSRLLSNLDLHFNELSSSTFQWLFNLSTRFTTIDLSFNYLAGPIPEAFGYMKHLEVIDLAGNILEGELPRSFGNLSHLKTLYLPSNKLNQPLPELLLSLSGIAEKSLEKLDLSYNQVSGALPDITKFSSLKSLSLQRNQLNGSFSESYGRTSKIEFLDLSWNQITGPLPNLKTFSAMRELHLYNNQFKGRLPQSIQQLLKLEILRVDSNFLEGPITESHLSNLSNLKVLDLSYNSFSLQLGPNWLPPFELDVIGLSHCEMGHRFPQWLRTQKNYSYLDISFVGISGVAPNWFWDLSPEIFYFNISNNQIRGEVPDLSSKFVASKESKLPMMDFSSNNLSGLVPSFPSTLTSLHLSKNEFVGSISFLCRIVNPWFSSIDLSDNLLSGELPNCLMGFEELVILNLANNNLYGKIPSSIGYLFSIRSLQLRNNNFTGALPTVLKNCRELKILDVGRNKLSGEIPSWVGSDLTNLVVLSLRFNKFNGKIPPNLCHLNQVHILDLSENILSGEIPRCINNITSLLQNNSLDSSIIFDLGGKDEIFYSVVDEYMGDALVQWKSSESVYNKTLGLLKIIDFSSNELVGRVPEEIAQLDGVLSLNLSRNNLTGNIIEGIGKMKMLQSLDLSENQLTGKIPTSLAQLHFLSVLDLSSNNLSGKIPSSTQLQSFDPSSYAGNTKLCGPPLAKCPGDRDTQSPVTNHGRINNLDEDDEILSIGFYVSAASGFILGFWGVLFTLILKQSCRHAYFQLLNNIANWIFVSAILSLRRLKMLWS, encoded by the exons ATGGAACTTTCCTTGGTAGGCCTTCAGAATGCAGGGAAGACATCTCTTGTCAATGCCATTGCT aagaagatgaaaattgagagatttctACTTGTCAATTTTGCATTTTCAGTGTTCATAGGACTTGTTGTTGGAAATTCTTTGTGCATTGAGAGGGAGAGACAAGCTCTTCTCGAGTTCAAGCAAGGTCTAATAGATAACTACGATATCCTCTCATCATGGGggagagaagaagagaaaaatgaatGTTGCAGTTGGAAAGGTGTGAAGTGCAGCAACAAAACAGGGCATATTGTGGTTCTTGATATTCACACTCCGGAGACTATATACTTTTATAGAGGTCAATACTTGAAAGGTAATATTACTCCTTCACTGCTTGAAATGCAGCATCTGAAGTACCTAGACCTTAGTTACAATGATTTTGGTACAAGTCGAATACCAGATTTCGTTGGTTCTTTTCCAAGACTGGAATACCTTAATCTTGAGGTTGCTAACTTATCAGGTGAAATTCCTCGCACTCTTGGGAACCTTACACATTTGCAGATTCTTGACCTTAGCGAGAACAATGGTTTAGTAGTGAAGAACCTTGAGTGGCTTCCTCGTCTTGCTTTCTTACGTAACCTTGACCTTTCTGACGTTCATATTAATACTGTCAATTGGTTACAACAAATAAGTAAGTCCCCTtctatagaaaaaataaatttaggaGGTTGCTTCCTCCCTGATCCAATCAATTCAACATCTCATCTTTCATCCAATGTCTCTTCCCGTTTGCTTTCCAACCTCGATCTTCATTTTAACGAGCTTTCCTCTTCTACATTTCAGTGGTTGTTCAACTTGAGTACGAGATTTACTACCATAGATCTCTCTTTTAACTATTTAGCAGGTCCCATCCCTGAAGCCTTTGGGTATATGAAACATCTGGAGGTCATTGACCTAGCAGGAAATATTCTAGAAGGCGAATTGCCCAGATCTTTTGGGAATTTGAGTCACTTAAAAACCCTTTATTTACCATCGAATAAGTTGAACCAACCACTTCCTGAATTACTTTTGAGCTTGTCTGGTATAGCAGAAAAATCACTTGAAAAATTAGATTTAAGTTACAATCAAGTTAGTGGTGCATTGCCTGACATCACGAAATTTTCATCCTTAAAGAGTTTATCCCTACAAAGGAATCAACTGAATGGATCTTTCTCAGAAAGCTATGGGCGAACTTCCAAGATTGAATTTCTCGATTTATCTTGGAATCAAATTACAGGACCTTTGCCAAACTTAAAAACATTTTCAGCAATGAGAGAGCTGCATTTGtacaataaccaattcaaaggGAGGTTACCCCAAAGTATACAACAACTTTTAAAGCTTGAGATATTGAGAGTCGATTCAAATTTTTTAGAAGGTCCAATCACGGAATCACATCTTTCAAACCTTTCCAACTTAAAAGTGTTGGACTTGTCATATAACTCCTTCTCTCTTCAGTTGGGACCTAATTGGCTTCCTCCTTTTGAGTTAGATGTTATAGGACTCTCCCATTGTGAAATGGGGCATCGTTTCCCACAATGGCTACGAACTCAGAAGAATTACTCATATCTTGATATCTCTTTTGTTGGTATATCAGGTGTAGCTCCTAACTGGTTTTGGGATCTTTCTCCAGAAATATTTTACTTCAATATTTCCAATAACCAAATAAGAGGAGAGGTTCCTGATTTGTCTTCCAAGTTTGTAGCATCAAAGGAATCTAAACTTCCAATGATGGATTTTAGTTCAAATAATTTATCAGGTTTAGTGCCATCATTCCCTTCAACCTTGACATCATTGCACCTCTCCAAAAACGAATTTGTCGGGTCAATTTCTTTCCTTTGCAGAATAGTCAACCCTTGGTTCAGCTCCATTGACCTCTCAGACAACCTACTATCAGGAGAACTTCCCAATTGTTTGATGGGATTTGAAGAACTAGTCATTCTTAATTTAGCCAACAACAATCTATATGGTAAAATTCCCAGTTCTATTGgttatttattttctataaGATCTCTACAGCTGCGGAACAATAATTTTACTGGTGCTCTACCTACCGTTTTGAAGAACTGCAGAGAATTGAAAATCTTGGACGTGGGGCGGAATAAGTTAAGTGGAGAAATTCCATCATGGGTTGGCTCAGATTTAACAAACTTGGTTGTCTTAAGTTTGAGATTCAACAAGTTCAATGGAAAGATACCTCCAAATTTGTGTCATTTGAATCAAGTCCATATTTTGGATCTTTCTGAAAACATCTTATCAGGAGAAATCCCGCgatgtatcaacaatatcacATCTTTGCTTCAGAATAATAGCTTAGACTCGAGCATTATTTTTGATTTGGGTGGAAAGGATGAAATCTTTTATTCTGTTGTGGATGAATACATGGGGGATGCATTAGTTCAATGGAAAAGCAGTGAATCTGTGTACAATAAGACACTCGGGTTGTTGAAGATCATCGATTTTTCTAGTAACGAGTTAGTTGGAAGAGTTCCTGAAGAAATCGCACAATTGGATGGAGTACTTTCACTAAACCTCTCCAGAAACAATTTAACAGGAAATATCATAGAAGGAATAGgaaagatgaaaatgttacAGTCCCTTGATCTGTCTGAAAATCAGCTCACAGGCAAAATTCCCACAAGCCTTGCTCAACTGCATTTCCTAAGCGTCTTGGACTTGTCGAGCAACAACTTATCGGGGAAAATTCCTTCAAGCACTCAATTGCAGAGTTTTGATCCCTCATCATATGCAGGAAACACTAAACTCTGTGGCCCACCACTTGCAAAATGTCCTGGAGATAGGGATACTCAAAGCCCTGTTACTAATCATGGAAGAATCAACAATCTTGATGAAGATGACGAGATTTTGTCGATTGGATTTTATGTATCTGCGGCGAGCGGATTCATTCTTGGATTTTGGGGGGTCTTATTCACTTTAATCCTCAAGCAATCATGTAGACATGCTTACTTTCAGCTGTTGAACAATATCGCAAATTGGATCTTTGTGTCAGCAATATTGTCTCTACGCAGATTGAAGATGCTCTGGAGCTAG
- the LOC132066367 gene encoding receptor-like protein EIX2 has product MDFSSNNLSGLVPLFPSTLTSLHLSKNKFVGSISFLCKIVNPWFSSIDLSDNLLSGELPNCLMGFEELVILNLANNILYGKIPSSIGYLFSIRSLQLRNNNFTGALPTFLKDCREMKILDVGRNKLSGEIPSWVGSDLTNLAVLSLRVNEFNGKIPPNLCHLNQVLILDLSQNILSGEIPRCINNITSLLQNNSLDSMIIFYLGGKDEIFYSAADEYMGGVLVQWKSSESVYNKTLGLSKIIDFSSNQ; this is encoded by the coding sequence ATGGATTTTAGTTCAAATAATTTATCAGGTTTAGTGCCATTGTTCCCTTCAACCTTGACATCATTGCACCTCTCCAAAAACAAATTTGTCGGGTCAATTTCTTTCCTTTGCAAAATAGTCAATCCTTGGTTCAGCTCCATTGACCTCTCAGATAACCTACTATCAGGAGAACTTCCCAATTGTTTAATGGGATTTGAGGAACTAGTCATTCTTAATTTAGCCAACAACATTTTATATGGTAAAATTCCCAGTTCTATTGgttatttattttctataaGATCTCTACAGCTGCGGAACAATAATTTTACTGGTGCTCTACCTACCTTTTTGAAGGACTGCAGAGAAATGAAAATCTTGGACGTGGGGCGGAATAAGTTAAGTGGAGAAATTCCATCATGGGTTGGCTCAGATTTAACAAACTTGGCTGTCTTAAGTTTGAGAGTCAACGAGTTCAATGGAAAGATACCTCCAAATTTGTGTCATTTGAATCAAGTCCTTATTTTGGATCTTTCTCAAAATATCTTATCAGGAGAAATCCCTCgatgtatcaacaatatcacATCTTTGCTTCAGAATAATAGTTTAGACTCcatgattattttttatttgggtGGAAAGGATGAAATCTTTTACTCTGCTGCTGATGAATACATGGGGGGTGTATTAGTTCAATGGAAAAGCAGTGAATCTGTGTACAATAAGACACTCGGGTTGTCGAAGATCATCGATTTTTCTAGTAACCAGTAA
- the LOC132068507 gene encoding HMG-Y-related protein A-like has translation MATESFNQLPSYPEMIYEALEALNQEGGSNKSAITKYIESKYGDLSEEVAKLLTLHLDNMKQNGDLIFLKNNYIKPGPDVPPKRGRGRPPKPKVPLPPGTETVESAPPKPRGRPRKDPNAPPTTSKKPKPAPAVGPDSIGVGSPTGRPRGRPRKVRPQPAHDDDDDVEES, from the exons ATGGCTACTGAAAGCTTCAACCAACTTCCATCATACCCTGAG ATGATTTATGAAGCCCTTGAAGCACTAAATCAAGAAGGGGGTTCAAACAAGTCAGCAATAACCAAGTACATTGAATCAAAGTATGGAGATCTAAGTGAAGAGGTTGCAAAGCTGTTAACTTTACATTTAGACAACATGAAACAAAATGGCGACCTTATTTTCCTCAAGAACAATTACATTAAACCTGGTCCAGATGTTCCACCAAAAAGGGGTCGTGGTAGGCCACCAAAACCAAAAGTTCCATTGCCACCTGGTACAGAAACTGTTGAATCTGCACCACCAAAGCCAAGAGGAAGACCAAGAAAAGACCCTAATGCACCACCTACTACTTCAAAGAAGCCAAAGCCAGCACCTGCTGTGGGTCCCGATTCGATCGGTGTTGGTTCACCAACAGGGAGGCCTAGAGGTAGGCCTAGGAAAGTTAGGCCACAGCCTgctcatgatgatgatgatgatgtagaGGAAAGCTGA